The genomic stretch TTCAGTAAATATGATTTAGTCATTCTTGATGAATTAGGTTATGTCTCATTTGATCAAGCTGGTAGCGAGATTCTATTTAATCTTTTATCTAATCGAAACCAAGTTGGGTCAATGATTATTACAACTAATTTGGCTTTCGAGCGTTGGGAGGAGACATTTAAGGACCCGATGTTAACTGCAGCAATTGTAGATCGCTTGGCACATCGGGCCCATGTGTTAGATATGAGTGGAAATTCTTTCCGGGTTGAAGATACAAAATCTTGGTTAAATCAGGAATAAGTGGCTCCCTTTTCGGCTGGCACACTGGTTCCCTTTTAAATTGACAAATACAATTTTAACACAATTATATTCAAATATATAGTGTTTTGCTACACTACCAGAAAAATATTTAATATTTTTTAATTGAGAACAATATAGTTAGCTTTCTTTTTTTTGTAAAAATAATAATGCGCTACCTGCCATCACTAATATCCAACTGATAACAACTGAATTACTACTATCTCCTGTTATAGGTAAATCACTTTTATCATCATACACAGTTGCTGTAATCGTGATACTTGGATTAAAAGTAAATTTAATTGGGTACTTTCCAACCACAGCAACAAAGTTCTTTTTATCAACGATAATTTCTGGGTTATCTAACCATTTTTGATTACCTACATCATAAACCGTTACTTTCGCAAATGCTTTCATCTCTTTTTCTGAAATATTTGCTTTAGTAACTCCTATTCTGAAATCAGATGCTTGAATAATAAATCCATTATCGTATACATAGCGTCCATCATTAACCAATACAACTTGTTTCGCACTCACACTATTACCATCACTATCTACAATAGTATACGTTAGTACATACACACCAGCTTTACTTGTATCAACACTTCCATCTATTGTGATATTCGCTGTAATAGGTCCATCTTCTGCATCTACTGCACTGACTCCTGTCATTGGATCAAATGCATTATTCATTTCTATTTCACTATATCCTGGTACTGTAAGTTCTGGTGCTTCTCCAGCAATAACAGTTGCTAGTACGCTTGTTGTTGCTTTTGCATCACCTTCTACTTCATAGCGGACATCGTATGTTCCAACACTTGCTTCATAGCCGCCTTTATCTACTACATTTACTTGAACACTGCTTTCTTGTCCAGTTTCTTTTTCATATACTTTAACTCCTGCAGCTTCTTTCATGGCAGCATCTGTCGTATCTACTTGACCAATACGTCTTGTATAATCGCTCGCTTCAATAATATACGTGTCTCCTGCTGTATAGCGTCCATCATTAACCAATACAACTTGTTTCGCACTCACACTATTACCATCACTATCCACAATAGTATACGTTAGTACATACACACCAGCTTTACTTGTATCAACACTTCCATCTATTGTGATATTCGCTGTAATAGGTCCATCTTCTGCATCTACTGCACTGACTCCTGTCATTGGATCAAATGCGTTATTCATTTCTATTTCACTATATCCTGGTACTGTAAGTTCTGGCGGTGTATCAGAGACTGTAATAGTTGATTGTGTAGTTGTACTAACACCTTCAGAGTTTGTTGCAGTTATTGTAACTGTTGTTGTTCCAATCTTAAGACCAGTGACAACACCTGAAGCATCAACGCTTGCTACTGATGCATCACTAACTGTATAACTTAACACGGCATTACTAGGTTCATATAAAGGAGTCAATTCTTTTGTTTTTCCCACTGATAACCTAAGATTTTCAATTGTTATTGTTGGCCGAGTAGAGGAAGCAATTCTAAAGTATTTAGTTGTAACCCAACCACTTGGCATTGTATTTAAAATTGAGGAAGACCCACTTAGCAATCCTGAAGATCCAGTGTATAGACTTACATTATTAAAAGGTGATGGACTAGTGGGTGGCCCAAAAGGACTAGTGTTGATGTTCCATGCTCCAATATCAGAATTCAATATTTTCAAACTTGGATTTGTACTACTTGATGAGTGAAAAGCCCTATATGGATTTGACTTGTTTTCTATATTAAAATATGAGGGTGAATCCAACAGCATAGTTGAATTGGCGTTGAGAAAAGTAATAATTCCTGCTGTACTACTTTGTGTATTCCCAACAAATTCCACTTTTGCTCCTGGATTAGTCTTAAAATCAATAATGTTGGCAAAATCATACAAAGCAGGTCCCGAAGATGCAGAAGTGCCATTTTTTATCTTTAAAGTTGCATCCGTATCTACACGATACTCTTGAGTAGCAATTCCATATGCATCCATTACACCTTCAGCATCGTTAACTTTTCTAAGTGTTACATCTGCATTGGGATAAACATAAATACTTTTCCAAATATAAAAAATAGGGTAACTATTTGAGCCTTCAATATCAACTATAGAACTATTGCCAAAGTAGGCCACACTGTCATAAGGAAGTGAATCATCATAAAATACAGCAGCACCATCTGCGGGCTTTGATAAAAAAACATTCGAGTTATTTTCAAAAATCACGTCCTTAATTCCTTGAGCAAAATCATCATTAAATTTTGTAACATTTACACTATTTCGAAGAAATAAATTAGTATTTACTGCCCCCGTCATTATCCAAGCAAATTTTGTTCCTGTATCGATTGTTAAATTATCAAATATATATTCCCAATTTGAAGCACCTCCTCTAATAAGTGCTACTGCAAGATCTCTATCTTGTTTAGAAATCGAAATATTTTTTAAATGAAAAGTTTTATTTTCAGTGCTTCCTCCTGTATTTCTAAATATTTCTCCGTTTACACCTGTCCCTTGAAATATTAAAGAAAAATTTGCTCCATCAATTTGTAAAGTCCTATTAAAACCAGTATTTCTAATAGTAGTTGTTTGTGCACTAGTAAAACTTATATTAGAATTTAGAACTATTCTTGAAATACTACTATTTTGATATGCTGCTATAAACTCTTCTGGACTTGCTACTCTAGCTGTTGTAACTTCAGTAAATGAAACTTCTACTTTTGGTGTTGGAATAGCATCCAATGTAAATTGTTCATTTAACGCTTCTACTTTCATTGTATTAAATCCTATAATTGGTTGAGCACAAAAAAAGATAATAAAAACCATAGTAATTTTGCCCAGTCTTTGTAAAGTTCTATGTTTCATTTTTTTCTACCTCCATATAATTAAATAATTCAATCAATATACATCTATGTGCATAGTGTATGATCTTTTAATTTTATATTTTTCTTTTTTTAAGTAAAAATATACCTAGTATACTACTTCCAACCAACATGACTCCTAATCCCATTAATGATGTGGCATCACCTGTTTGTGGTAACGTCCCCTCTGCTGGAGGAGTAACTGGCTCTGTTGGTATTTCCGTCTCATTTGCCTGCCATTTTGCATACAGTGTCATGCTACTTGTTACTGGGGTATTAAAATCCCACTGTGTTATATAGGTTTCATCTGTGTACCATCCTTGAAACTCTGCATTTTCTTTTGTTGGTGCTGTTGGCTCTGTCGCTTTTTCACCTTCTACTACATTTTGACTTGCTGGTACTGGCGATCCTCCTTTTGCATCAAATGCAACAAGATGCTCTTGGGATTTGATACTAACGTTAATATCTGTTAATCGAAGCACGCCATTCACTACTGCATGGTATGTTCCCGTTTCACTTGCTGTAAACGTAGTTCCTGTTCCTACTACATCTCCATTTTCATTAAACCATTCTACTGTAAAATTAGGAATGTCAATAGGATTGTCCTGTGGATCTACCCAAGTGTTTGAGGGTTTATCATATCTTTTAACTTCAGGGTTAT from Culicoidibacter larvae encodes the following:
- a CDS encoding immunoglobulin-like domain-containing protein: MKHRTLQRLGKITMVFIIFFCAQPIIGFNTMKVEALNEQFTLDAIPTPKVEVSFTEVTTARVASPEEFIAAYQNSSISRIVLNSNISFTSAQTTTIRNTGFNRTLQIDGANFSLIFQGTGVNGEIFRNTGGSTENKTFHLKNISISKQDRDLAVALIRGGASNWEYIFDNLTIDTGTKFAWIMTGAVNTNLFLRNSVNVTKFNDDFAQGIKDVIFENNSNVFLSKPADGAAVFYDDSLPYDSVAYFGNSSIVDIEGSNSYPIFYIWKSIYVYPNADVTLRKVNDAEGVMDAYGIATQEYRVDTDATLKIKNGTSASSGPALYDFANIIDFKTNPGAKVEFVGNTQSSTAGIITFLNANSTMLLDSPSYFNIENKSNPYRAFHSSSSTNPSLKILNSDIGAWNINTSPFGPPTSPSPFNNVSLYTGSSGLLSGSSSILNTMPSGWVTTKYFRIASSTRPTITIENLRLSVGKTKELTPLYEPSNAVLSYTVSDASVASVDASGVVTGLKIGTTTVTITATNSEGVSTTTQSTITVSDTPPELTVPGYSEIEMNNAFDPMTGVSAVDAEDGPITANITIDGSVDTSKAGVYVLTYTIVDSDGNSVSAKQVVLVNDGRYTAGDTYIIEASDYTRRIGQVDTTDAAMKEAAGVKVYEKETGQESSVQVNVVDKGGYEASVGTYDVRYEVEGDAKATTSVLATVIAGEAPELTVPGYSEIEMNNAFDPMTGVSAVDAEDGPITANITIDGSVDTSKAGVYVLTYTIVDSDGNSVSAKQVVLVNDGRYVYDNGFIIQASDFRIGVTKANISEKEMKAFAKVTVYDVGNQKWLDNPEIIVDKKNFVAVVGKYPIKFTFNPSITITATVYDDKSDLPITGDSSNSVVISWILVMAGSALLFLQKKES